One Pseudomonas muyukensis DNA segment encodes these proteins:
- a CDS encoding retention module-containing protein: MAKLVGVVSKVVGQVFAVDNDGHRRLLVEGDRLFAGEQLETGSAGAVAVRLHNGAELTLGRDSSLQMSPELLANRAPHVQTPDLVPNDGQLSDVERIQQAIAAGADPTQEAEATAAGGNPAGVAGALGGGHSFVILTEVAGRVDPTIGFPTAGFNGFPQLANLELGALDTNDDNGLPPLAADNPVSLDGLEVSPGELTLDEANLPQGSASNPAALTQAGSFTVVAADGVFNLSVAGINVVTAGVVTGVGQSIVTGLGNVLTITGYNPATGVVSYSYTLTGADQHPDAAGNNTLGEHFPVWVSDSDGDVASGSLDVIIRDDVPRAVDDGNALTATEQHLELTGNVLSNDVQGADRIASGPVVAGTFVGTYGTLVLAADGTYTYTLNPGDADFQNLHGGGSGVETFTYTLKDADGDTSTATLTLNVSNLNDPVTLAGLDVEGGELMVFEANLADGSAPTPGALSQSGTFTVTAPDGLQSLTVGGISVVSGGVAAGFPQSITTDLGNTLTITGYNPATGVVSYSYTLIASETHASGEGANNLAESFTVVASDTDGSSASGTLDVTIVDDVPNAVDDTNPATATEQHLELTGNVLGNDVQGADRIASGPVVAGTFVGTYGTLVLAADGTYTYTLNPGDADFQNLHGGGSGEETFTYTLKDADGDTSTATLTLNVLNLNDSVTLGGLDVNGGELTVYEKNLADGSAPNPGALTQSGSFSVTAPDGLQTLTVGGISVVSGGVAAGFPQSITTDLGNTLTITGYNPATGVVSYSYTLLDNASHATGDGTNNLAEQFTVTATDTDGSSASNTLEVNIVDDLPKAEADTASVVEGGTVSGNVLDNDSSGADVRADGQYVVGVRAGADTSTSALGQLNSNVAGQYGYLTLDAQGNASYHANPNAVAPPGATDVFVYTVRDADGDESTTTITIDVRDCSLIAAADSEVTVYEKALDLNKDGNDLAGGTVLGSEPGSAAETASGSLAGSSSGGVGALTYALVGSSTGQYGQIQLNADGSYTYTLTSPANSPSHLNDGPNVLSETFTYEVKDSLGNSTTSTIVISIVDDVPKAHSDFANVYEGGTVSGNVLVNDVIGADVPADGKYVVGVRAGSDTSSSALGQLGSNVAGQYGYLTLDAQGNATYHAYPDSVAPPGATDVFVYTIRDADGDESTTTITLDVHAISLVVCPDDTAKVHEKALDLNKDGNDLAPGTVTGSDPHATSETTSGSLAGSVSGGIGALTFTLVGSALGQYGQLQLNADGSYTYTLTAPAHSPVPANDGANLVSESFTFQVKDSLGNTTTSTLVVSIVDDVPQAHCDEVSVSEGGTVSGNVLDNDVVGADVRGDGQYVVGVRAGADTSTSASGHVGEQIAGQYGYLTLDSQGNATYHANPNSVAPAGAADVFVYTIRDADGDESTTTLTINVQDSKLVACVDDQVKVYEKALDLYQDGNDLAPGTVTGSAPHATSETAAGSLAGAVSGGVGALTFSLVGNAVGQYGQLQLHADGTYSYTLTSPASSPLPANDGPNLVTESFTYQVKDALGNTSTSTLVISIVDDMPQAYSDVISVSEGGTVSGNVLDNDVVGADVRGNGQYVVGVRAGSDTTTSASGHVGDPIVGQYGYLTLDSQGTATYHANPNGVAPAGAADVFVYTIRDADGDESTTTLTINVQDSKLVAAVDNDVTVYEKALDLIQDGNDLAPGTVTGSEPGASSETASGSLVGAVSGGVGALTYSLVGSSTGQYGQLQLNADGSYTYTLTSAPKTPGGADDGANTLNEYFTYKATDALGNSVTSTIAINIVDDLPSVSSAVRSIIPGQVDSNILLVIDVSGSMDVASGVPGLSRLELAKQAINALLDKYDEMGDIKVQVVTFATGATLQTPVWVTIGEAKSLIAGLTANGSTYYDSAASKAQEAWVTSGKLVGAQNISYFFSDGEPTSGHSMTAVRETAWETFLDNNAIKSYAIGMGSGVNEGNLNPLAYDGSSHTDTNSVVVTDLNQLNAVLSGTVQGAPITGSLMSGGDFGADGGFIKALLVDGTTYTYDPKANGGQGGYTVSGGVDKAMFDTVGNSLNIKTSLGGTLLVNMDNGEFTYTPPKDNGSSQVERFTFTASDNDGDTRSATLTVNINSNSAPLAGADHIISNISGATLTVPAEALLANDSDADHDRLSAAPITFNTDFADKGAGFTAGTQARTITFDATQNRTENQFRDLARSEFTSLNGTLTAALVVAGYLGSISTSNANDEDTLTVTLRKGETLTLDHDRPAGNLMMEWKDAGGSYQSIADGGSFTASHDGVYSIHVVNTENASGNSKAAENYKLSMLVDYSNASNDTYHGSYTVSDNHGGYATGAVDISYQAGNTLTGTAGDDVLLAGTGDTTLNGGAGNDVLVAGAGNNSLYGGDGNDLLIGGPGNDLLDGGAGNDTASYARASAGVSVDLGHVGQQNTVGAGLDTLSGIENLVGSDYNDTLIGNDGDNLLNGGAGNDVLKGGAGNDTLIGGRGDDSLSGGSGNDVFVWQKGDTGHDTVTDFTPGSDRLDLSQLLQGESATSASLDDYLHFKVSGAGGNVVSTIEVSSVAGAAPTQTIDLAGVDLAQHYGVSAGAGGVIAAGHDTATIINGMLNDHSLKVDTV; encoded by the coding sequence ATGGCTAAATTAGTCGGTGTAGTCAGCAAGGTAGTCGGCCAGGTATTCGCGGTAGACAATGACGGGCATCGCCGTCTGCTGGTAGAGGGCGATCGCCTGTTCGCCGGCGAACAACTGGAAACCGGCAGTGCCGGTGCCGTGGCGGTGCGCCTGCACAATGGCGCCGAGCTGACCCTGGGGCGTGACAGCAGCCTGCAGATGTCCCCCGAGCTGCTGGCCAACCGCGCGCCCCATGTGCAGACCCCGGACCTGGTGCCCAACGATGGCCAGCTCAGCGATGTCGAGCGCATCCAGCAAGCCATCGCCGCGGGCGCTGACCCCACCCAGGAAGCCGAAGCGACGGCGGCTGGCGGCAACCCGGCCGGTGTGGCCGGGGCGCTGGGCGGCGGCCACAGCTTCGTGATCCTGACCGAGGTAGCCGGGCGGGTGGACCCCACCATCGGTTTTCCCACCGCAGGCTTCAATGGTTTCCCGCAGTTGGCCAACCTTGAACTCGGCGCGCTCGACACGAACGACGACAACGGCCTGCCGCCGCTGGCGGCGGACAACCCGGTCAGCCTCGATGGGCTGGAGGTCAGCCCCGGCGAGCTGACCCTGGACGAGGCCAACCTGCCCCAGGGCTCGGCGAGCAACCCGGCGGCCTTGACCCAGGCCGGCAGTTTCACCGTGGTGGCCGCCGACGGGGTGTTCAACCTCAGTGTCGCTGGCATCAACGTGGTCACGGCGGGGGTTGTGACCGGCGTCGGCCAGTCCATCGTCACCGGCCTGGGCAACGTTCTGACCATCACCGGCTACAACCCGGCCACCGGCGTGGTCAGCTACAGCTACACCCTGACCGGTGCCGATCAGCATCCCGATGCGGCCGGCAACAATACCTTGGGCGAGCACTTCCCGGTATGGGTCAGCGACAGCGATGGTGACGTGGCCAGTGGCTCGCTGGATGTGATCATCCGCGACGACGTGCCCAGGGCGGTGGACGACGGCAATGCGCTGACCGCCACCGAGCAGCACCTGGAGCTTACCGGCAATGTGCTGAGCAACGACGTGCAAGGCGCCGACCGCATTGCCAGCGGCCCGGTGGTGGCGGGCACCTTCGTCGGCACCTATGGCACCCTGGTGCTGGCCGCGGATGGCACCTACACCTACACCCTCAACCCGGGCGATGCCGACTTCCAGAACCTGCACGGCGGCGGCAGTGGGGTGGAGACCTTCACCTACACCCTGAAGGACGCCGATGGCGATACCAGCACGGCGACCCTGACCCTCAATGTCAGCAACCTGAACGACCCGGTCACCCTCGCCGGCCTGGACGTGGAAGGCGGCGAGTTGATGGTGTTCGAGGCGAACCTGGCCGACGGCAGTGCCCCTACCCCAGGCGCGCTGAGCCAAAGTGGCACCTTCACAGTTACGGCGCCGGACGGCTTGCAAAGCCTCACCGTGGGTGGCATTAGCGTGGTCAGTGGCGGCGTGGCGGCAGGCTTCCCGCAGTCGATCACCACCGACCTGGGCAACACCCTGACCATCACCGGCTACAACCCCGCCACCGGCGTGGTCAGCTACAGCTACACCCTCATCGCCAGCGAAACCCATGCCAGCGGCGAGGGCGCCAACAACCTCGCGGAAAGCTTCACGGTCGTTGCCAGCGACACCGATGGCAGTAGCGCCAGTGGCACCCTGGACGTGACCATCGTCGACGATGTGCCCAACGCCGTGGACGACACCAATCCCGCCACGGCCACCGAGCAGCACCTGGAGCTCACCGGCAACGTGCTGGGCAACGATGTGCAGGGCGCCGACCGCATCGCCAGCGGCCCGGTGGTGGCGGGCACTTTCGTCGGCACTTACGGCACCCTGGTGCTGGCCGCGGATGGTACCTACACCTACACCCTCAACCCGGGCGATGCCGACTTCCAGAACCTGCACGGCGGCGGCAGCGGCGAAGAGACCTTCACCTACACCCTGAAGGACGCCGATGGTGACACCAGCACCGCAACCCTGACCCTCAACGTGCTCAACCTCAACGACTCGGTCACCCTTGGCGGCCTGGACGTGAACGGTGGCGAACTGACCGTCTACGAGAAAAACCTGGCCGACGGCAGTGCGCCGAACCCTGGCGCCTTGACCCAGAGCGGCAGCTTCAGCGTGACCGCGCCGGATGGCTTGCAAACCCTCACCGTGGGTGGCATCAGCGTGGTCAGTGGCGGCGTGGCGGCGGGCTTCCCGCAGTCGATCACCACCGACCTGGGCAACACCCTGACCATCACCGGCTACAACCCCGCCACCGGGGTGGTGAGCTACAGCTACACCTTGCTCGACAATGCCAGCCACGCCACGGGCGATGGCACCAACAACCTGGCGGAGCAGTTCACCGTCACCGCGACGGACACCGATGGCAGCAGCGCCAGCAACACGCTGGAGGTGAACATCGTCGACGACCTGCCCAAGGCCGAGGCCGACACCGCCAGCGTCGTCGAGGGCGGCACGGTCAGTGGCAACGTGCTCGACAACGACAGTTCCGGTGCTGATGTGCGGGCCGACGGCCAGTACGTGGTCGGCGTGCGCGCTGGCGCCGACACCTCGACCTCCGCCCTCGGCCAGTTGAACAGCAACGTCGCCGGCCAGTACGGCTACCTGACCCTCGACGCCCAGGGCAACGCCAGCTACCACGCCAACCCCAACGCGGTGGCCCCGCCCGGTGCCACCGATGTGTTCGTCTACACCGTGCGTGACGCCGATGGCGACGAAAGCACCACCACCATCACCATCGATGTGCGCGACTGCTCGCTGATCGCCGCTGCCGACAGCGAAGTCACGGTCTACGAGAAAGCCCTCGACCTGAACAAGGATGGCAACGACCTGGCAGGCGGCACGGTGCTCGGCAGCGAACCGGGCTCGGCCGCCGAGACGGCCAGCGGTTCGCTGGCGGGCTCGAGCAGTGGCGGGGTCGGCGCGCTGACCTATGCCCTGGTTGGCAGCTCCACGGGCCAGTACGGGCAGATCCAGCTGAACGCGGACGGCAGCTACACCTATACCCTGACGTCCCCGGCGAACTCGCCGAGCCACCTCAACGATGGCCCGAACGTGCTGAGCGAGACCTTCACCTATGAGGTCAAGGATTCGCTGGGCAACTCGACCACCAGCACCATCGTCATCAGCATCGTCGACGACGTGCCCAAGGCCCACAGCGACTTCGCCAACGTCTATGAAGGCGGCACGGTCAGCGGCAACGTGCTGGTCAACGACGTGATCGGTGCCGACGTGCCGGCCGATGGCAAGTACGTGGTGGGCGTACGCGCAGGTAGCGATACTTCCAGCTCGGCCCTCGGCCAGTTGGGCAGCAACGTGGCTGGCCAGTATGGCTACCTGACCCTGGACGCCCAGGGCAACGCCACCTACCACGCCTACCCCGATAGCGTGGCGCCACCCGGCGCGACGGATGTGTTCGTCTACACCATCCGCGATGCCGACGGCGACGAAAGCACGACCACCATCACCCTCGATGTCCACGCCATTTCCCTGGTGGTCTGCCCGGATGACACGGCCAAGGTCCATGAAAAAGCCCTGGACCTGAACAAGGACGGTAACGACCTGGCACCCGGCACGGTCACCGGCAGCGACCCGCACGCCACCAGCGAAACCACCAGCGGTTCGCTGGCCGGCTCGGTGAGCGGCGGTATCGGCGCCCTGACCTTTACCCTGGTCGGCAGTGCGCTCGGCCAGTACGGCCAGCTCCAGCTCAATGCCGACGGCAGCTACACCTACACCCTGACCGCGCCGGCCCATTCGCCGGTGCCGGCCAACGACGGCGCGAACCTGGTCAGCGAAAGCTTTACCTTCCAGGTGAAGGACTCGCTGGGCAATACCACCACCAGTACCCTGGTCGTCAGCATCGTCGATGACGTGCCCCAGGCCCATTGCGATGAGGTCTCGGTCAGCGAAGGCGGCACGGTCAGTGGCAATGTGCTGGACAACGACGTGGTCGGCGCCGATGTGCGCGGCGATGGCCAGTATGTGGTCGGGGTGCGCGCAGGTGCCGATACCTCCACCTCGGCCAGCGGCCATGTCGGCGAGCAGATCGCCGGCCAGTATGGCTACCTGACCCTCGACAGCCAGGGCAACGCCACCTACCACGCCAACCCCAACAGCGTGGCGCCGGCTGGCGCGGCGGATGTATTCGTCTACACCATTCGCGATGCCGACGGCGACGAGAGCACCACCACCCTGACCATCAATGTCCAGGACAGCAAGCTGGTGGCCTGTGTCGATGATCAGGTCAAGGTCTACGAAAAGGCCCTGGACCTGTACCAGGACGGCAACGACCTGGCTCCGGGCACCGTCACCGGCAGCGCCCCGCACGCCACCAGTGAAACCGCCGCGGGCTCGCTGGCCGGGGCGGTCAGTGGCGGGGTAGGGGCGTTGACGTTCAGCCTGGTCGGCAACGCCGTGGGCCAGTACGGCCAACTGCAGCTGCATGCCGATGGCACCTACAGCTATACCCTGACCTCGCCGGCTAGCTCGCCGCTGCCGGCCAACGATGGCCCGAACCTGGTCACCGAGAGTTTCACCTACCAGGTGAAGGACGCGCTGGGCAACACCAGCACCAGTACCCTGGTGATCAGCATCGTCGACGACATGCCGCAGGCCTACAGCGACGTGATCAGCGTCAGCGAAGGCGGCACGGTCAGCGGCAATGTGCTGGACAACGATGTGGTCGGCGCCGATGTGCGCGGCAACGGCCAGTACGTGGTCGGCGTGCGCGCCGGCAGCGACACCACGACCTCGGCCAGCGGCCATGTGGGCGACCCGATCGTCGGCCAGTATGGCTACCTGACCCTCGATAGCCAGGGCACCGCCACCTACCATGCCAACCCCAACGGCGTGGCGCCGGCTGGCGCGGCGGATGTGTTCGTCTACACCATTCGCGATGCCGACGGTGACGAGAGCACCACCACCCTGACCATCAATGTCCAGGACAGCAAGCTGGTGGCGGCAGTCGACAACGATGTCACCGTCTACGAGAAGGCCCTGGACCTGATCCAGGACGGCAACGACCTGGCCCCGGGCACCGTCACCGGCAGCGAGCCGGGCGCCAGCAGCGAGACCGCGTCCGGCAGCCTGGTCGGTGCGGTCAGCGGTGGCGTCGGCGCGCTGACCTACAGCCTGGTCGGCAGCAGCACCGGCCAGTACGGCCAGCTCCAGCTCAATGCCGATGGCTCCTATACCTATACCCTGACCTCGGCACCGAAGACCCCTGGCGGTGCCGACGACGGTGCCAATACCCTCAACGAGTACTTCACCTACAAGGCCACCGACGCGTTGGGCAACAGCGTCACCAGCACCATCGCCATCAACATCGTCGACGATCTGCCAAGCGTGTCCTCGGCGGTGCGCAGCATCATCCCAGGCCAGGTCGACTCCAACATCCTGCTGGTGATCGATGTGTCCGGCAGCATGGACGTCGCCTCCGGCGTGCCGGGCCTGAGCCGCCTGGAGCTGGCCAAGCAGGCAATCAACGCGCTGCTCGACAAGTACGACGAGATGGGCGACATCAAGGTGCAGGTGGTCACCTTCGCCACCGGCGCGACGCTGCAGACGCCGGTCTGGGTCACGATCGGCGAAGCCAAGAGCCTGATCGCCGGGCTCACGGCCAACGGCTCGACCTACTACGATTCGGCGGCCAGCAAGGCCCAGGAAGCCTGGGTCACCTCCGGCAAGCTGGTGGGGGCGCAGAACATCAGCTACTTCTTCTCCGACGGCGAGCCGACCTCGGGGCACTCGATGACGGCCGTGCGCGAGACAGCCTGGGAAACCTTCCTCGACAACAATGCGATCAAGTCCTACGCCATCGGCATGGGCAGTGGCGTCAACGAAGGCAACCTCAACCCGCTGGCCTATGACGGCAGCAGCCACACCGACACCAACTCGGTGGTGGTCACCGACCTCAACCAGCTCAACGCGGTGCTGTCCGGCACCGTGCAGGGGGCGCCGATCACCGGCAGCCTGATGAGCGGCGGTGATTTCGGTGCCGACGGAGGCTTCATCAAGGCGCTGCTGGTGGATGGCACCACCTACACCTACGACCCGAAAGCCAATGGCGGGCAGGGCGGCTACACGGTCAGCGGCGGTGTCGACAAGGCCATGTTCGATACCGTTGGCAACAGCCTGAACATCAAGACCAGCCTGGGCGGCACCTTGCTGGTGAACATGGACAACGGCGAATTCACCTACACCCCACCCAAGGACAACGGCAGCAGCCAGGTCGAGCGCTTCACCTTCACCGCCAGCGACAACGACGGTGATACCCGCAGCGCCACCCTGACGGTGAACATCAACAGCAACAGCGCGCCGCTGGCCGGCGCCGACCACATCATCAGCAACATCAGCGGGGCCACGCTGACGGTGCCGGCCGAGGCCCTGCTGGCCAACGACAGCGATGCCGACCACGACCGCCTGAGCGCCGCGCCGATCACCTTCAACACCGACTTCGCCGACAAGGGCGCGGGGTTCACGGCAGGCACCCAGGCGCGCACCATCACCTTCGATGCCACCCAGAACCGTACCGAGAACCAGTTCCGCGACCTGGCGCGCAGCGAGTTCACCAGCCTCAACGGCACCCTGACCGCGGCCCTGGTGGTGGCCGGCTACCTCGGGTCGATCAGCACCAGCAACGCCAACGACGAGGACACCCTGACCGTCACCCTGCGCAAGGGTGAGACCCTGACCCTGGACCATGACCGCCCGGCCGGCAACCTGATGATGGAGTGGAAGGACGCCGGCGGCAGCTACCAGAGCATCGCCGACGGTGGCAGCTTCACCGCCAGCCATGACGGGGTGTACAGCATCCATGTGGTCAACACCGAGAATGCCTCCGGCAACAGCAAGGCTGCCGAAAACTACAAGCTGAGCATGCTGGTGGACTACAGCAACGCCAGCAACGACACCTACCACGGCAGCTACACCGTGAGCGACAACCATGGTGGCTATGCCACCGGCGCGGTGGATATCAGCTACCAGGCCGGCAACACGCTCACCGGCACCGCGGGTGACGATGTGCTGTTGGCCGGCACCGGCGACACCACGCTCAACGGTGGCGCTGGCAACGATGTGCTGGTGGCGGGGGCAGGCAACAACAGCCTGTACGGCGGCGACGGCAACGACCTGCTGATCGGCGGGCCGGGCAACGACCTGCTCGACGGTGGCGCCGGCAACGATACCGCCAGCTACGCCCGGGCGAGCGCCGGGGTGAGCGTCGACCTTGGCCATGTCGGGCAGCAGAACACCGTGGGAGCCGGGCTCGACACCCTGAGCGGCATCGAGAACCTGGTCGGCTCGGACTACAACGACACCTTGATCGGCAATGATGGCGACAACCTGCTCAACGGCGGTGCGGGCAACGATGTGCTCAAGGGCGGTGCGGGCAACGACACGCTGATTGGCGGACGCGGCGACGACAGCTTGAGCGGTGGCAGCGGCAATGACGTATTCGTCTGGCAGAAGGGCGATACTGGGCACGACACCGTGACCGACTTCACCCCTGGCAGCGATCGCCTCGACCTGTCGCAATTGCTGCAGGGCGAGAGCGCCACCAGCGCGTCACTGGACGACTACCTGCACTTCAAGGTCAGCGGCGCGGGCGGCAACGTGGTGTCGACCATCGAGGTCAGCAGTGTCGCCGGCGCCGCGCCGACCCAGACCATCGACCTGGCCGGGGTCGACCTGGCGCAGCATTACGGGGTGTCGGCCGGGGCGGGCGGGGTGATCGCGGCGGGGCACGATACCGCGACCATCATCAATGGCATGCTCAATGATCATTCGTTGAAGGTGGATACGGTGTAA
- a CDS encoding TolC family outer membrane protein: MRALTPITSAILLAMACANSQAMSITEAVQNAVDQHPEISASRNSRLSADEDVKFARGGYYPTVDLVAGYGRQRSDNTNTRTVDADGRRNHNKETLSYTQSELRLRQMLFDGFNTANEVGRTEAVANSRAYYTQATAETVALRAIEVYLEVLKRRELVTLARNNLQAHLRVNDQIGLRSERGVGSTADLDQSRARRALAENNLDTAEVDLADAEANFFSVVGRMPDELETPSTIKAEVPADIAAARQGMLENNPYLKSAQADVQSAEQQYEVAKSPFYPRLDAVLATGANNNLGGQKGHDNNDWQAGVELSYNLFRGGSDKARLQSDAHKINQAMDIRNNALRELNENLSLAWNAMNNARKQTPSAREYAETTQRVRAAYQDQFGLGQRTLLDLLDSENELYNANRRYTEVRYTEEFSMYRLLANMGELLSKQRISLPPEAIAKSEVRNEARLPDMR; this comes from the coding sequence ATGCGCGCTTTAACCCCCATCACCAGTGCGATTTTGTTGGCCATGGCGTGTGCCAACAGTCAGGCGATGTCGATCACCGAGGCTGTCCAGAACGCCGTGGACCAGCATCCTGAAATCAGCGCCAGCCGTAACAGCCGGCTGTCGGCCGACGAGGATGTGAAGTTCGCCCGCGGGGGGTACTACCCAACCGTCGACCTGGTCGCCGGCTACGGCCGGCAGCGCTCGGACAACACCAATACCCGCACCGTCGATGCCGACGGCAGGCGCAACCACAACAAAGAGACCCTCAGCTACACCCAGTCCGAGTTGCGTCTGCGCCAGATGCTGTTCGACGGTTTCAACACCGCCAACGAAGTCGGCCGTACCGAAGCGGTAGCCAACTCCCGTGCCTACTACACCCAGGCCACCGCCGAGACCGTGGCCCTGCGCGCGATCGAGGTCTACCTCGAGGTACTCAAGCGCCGCGAGCTGGTAACCCTGGCGCGCAACAACCTGCAGGCTCACCTGCGGGTCAACGACCAGATCGGCCTGCGCAGCGAGCGCGGCGTGGGCAGCACCGCCGACCTTGACCAATCCCGCGCCCGTCGCGCCCTGGCCGAGAACAACCTGGACACCGCCGAGGTCGACCTGGCCGACGCCGAGGCCAACTTCTTCAGCGTAGTCGGCCGTATGCCCGACGAGCTGGAAACGCCCAGCACCATCAAGGCCGAGGTGCCAGCCGATATCGCCGCCGCGCGCCAAGGCATGCTGGAGAACAACCCCTACCTGAAATCGGCCCAGGCCGACGTGCAGTCCGCCGAGCAGCAATACGAAGTGGCCAAGTCGCCCTTCTACCCACGCCTGGACGCGGTGCTGGCCACCGGTGCCAACAACAACCTCGGTGGCCAGAAAGGCCACGACAACAATGACTGGCAGGCCGGCGTCGAGCTCAGCTACAACCTGTTCCGCGGCGGCAGCGACAAGGCCCGCCTGCAGTCGGACGCGCACAAGATCAACCAGGCCATGGACATCCGCAACAACGCCCTGCGCGAGCTCAACGAGAACCTGAGCCTGGCCTGGAACGCCATGAACAACGCGCGCAAGCAAACCCCGAGCGCGCGCGAGTACGCCGAGACCACCCAGCGCGTGCGCGCCGCCTACCAGGACCAGTTCGGCCTGGGCCAACGCACCCTGCTCGACCTGCTCGACAGCGAGAACGAGCTGTACAACGCCAACCGGCGCTACACCGAAGTGCGCTACACCGAAGAGTTCTCCATGTACCGGCTGCTGGCCAACATGGGCGAACTGCTGAGCAAGCAGCGTATCTCGCTGCCGCCGGAAGCCATCGCCAAGAGCGAAGTCCGTAACGAGGCGAGGTTGCCCGACATGCGCTGA